The genomic DNA ATCACCAGTTACCAGAATCGAATTCCGTGCGTTATTTGTTCAACACGACATTAGGACCTGGTTTTCTGGAGAGCATCTATCACAATGCCTTGAAGGTTGAGTTTGCAAGACAGAACATCATCTTTGAATCAGAAAAAGAAGTCAAGATATTCTATCAAGGTGTTGAGGTTGGGGTTCATAGACTTGATCTTTTTGTTGAAGATGAGATTGTGGTAGAGATTAAAACTGTTGAGGAGATAAGTGGGAAGTATTATAATCAGGTTAGAGCATACAT from bacterium includes the following:
- a CDS encoding GxxExxY protein, whose amino-acid sequence is MRYLFNTTLGPGFLESIYHNALKVEFARQNIIFESEKEVKIFYQGVEVGVHRLDLFVEDEIVVEIKTVEEISGKYYNQVRAYIRAVDKEIGLLVNFADSRIDVRRLEQEKV